ACATCCCGATCATCCGGATTAGCGGTGGTAGGGGGGGCGGAGGCGTCGGTGGAGGAGGGGCGGCTGCCGTCGGGGGCGGTAATTGAGGAGATGGCCGATTCGAGGTCCCAATTGTGAGCGGAGAGAATCTCGGTGCACAAATCGGCGTCATCTAAACCCGTGATTGCTTGGAAATACGCCAATTTATCAGCCACGTCTCCCATTTCTGCGAAGTGACGGTGTCTGTGAGTGCGATTGGTTCCAGGAGTGGGAGAGAGTGAGGTGATTGGGTGAAGTGGAAGAGGGGATTTTTGAGATTCGGGATCGAAGAATTTGAAAGAaactgtttgatgaaatgtGTAGAAGGTGGGGGAGTGAAGAGGGGTTTTGATTATGGGCGACGGAGAGAGGGGATGGTTAAATGACGGTTGTGTCGGTGATTACTGTTGAAATTACCGGACTGCCATCGCCGTGTTGGATTAGAGAGGGGAATTGTCTTCGGTTCCAGTCAAAATTGACGATTTttcgattttcttctaattcGATTTTCGTGAAGGCGGAGGGGTTGGTTTATAAGATTGTATTCAAGattaaatttatagtatatttGGTTCAAGAGATTCAATCCCATCTTTATGATTCAAtcatagattatatcttggtactattttatattgaaaatcGAAAACCACCTAGGAATACTAATTTGTCAAGACACTTTGGagactataatttttttttaatgcgTAATTGTAAAGTAgtaggagtaaaaaataaaatgtgattggAGTATTATTAGGGAGGAGTGTCACCATCTAATGAGAGAAAAAACTTGACGTCAATGAATGTTGACTActtttatgggacgaatgaaaatgaaaattatttatttttatgggctTTTTAGGCCTTTGTATGCTACCCTTGTCCTTGACGAGCAAAGTATAAAAGTGAATgatatatgatattttattcaaaaataaattaaaatttacattattaataatgaatttacaagacaatttaataaaaatttggATAAATGTATGAAaagattaaatttaaaaaataaagtcAATAGGACTGAAGCCCCGACTAATAGGACCGACAATTTACGGTTTCATTATTTTTGGAAATGAAACTTAATCGTCTAGTCTAAACTTCAATGTCAATTATAGTTCGATACAAAACTATGGTTATCCATTTGGGATCGACGATTCCGATTGAAATTGACATCACTAGGGTGGACTTCAAAAACGATTGATTATTCCTATTAAAATTGGCATCATTAGGGTGGACTTCTTTTTCCAGtagcaagaaaaaaaaatgattgattCTCTTGGGAAAATGAGAATGATGGATGGGCGGCTTCTAGTCCCAAAAGGATAACAAAATATCTATATATTTAATGGAGTAGTATCCATTGTTCGTTTCATAGAAGTGTGTAAAAGTATGCTCAATAAAAGAGTGTTCATTTCCTTTCTAGAAACAATTGTTCATCAAAGATGGTCCACTATTCAAAGTGGGACTATTTCTTCACCAATCCATATATTTGTCAAAttaagattcccaatatattcTTATAATTAAGATTAAATTAATGTGATCAGGGTTAACTTAGTCTAATACTCCATGCGTTCCAcagtaatagagacatttcattttctgcactcgttttgaaaaaaatgatattaaatagttaaagtggagagagagcaaaataagagagaataatgtagagaatagTCTTATCtacaattttctctctcttactttactttttctcaactttaactatttataattattttttcaaaatgagtgcgcAAAATTAAATGTATCTATGActgtggaacggatggagtagtaaattaaaattaattccaTACAATATAGTGGTGTAAATATTCATTTAACGAGAGAAGCAGCTCAGATGATCTCCTTAATGAAAGGCCTACCTCCTCTTTCTGTGATCTCCTCCATTCTTGGAGCACTTCTCTTGCTCTGCGCGTATTCCATGGCAGACGACTTCTCCGTGTTCAGTAGGGCTGCCAACGAAGTCCATGCTTCCGATGGCTGCTCGTTCACCCAACACGTGATGAAGTAGATCTTCCTGTCAGCAGACTTGAGCTTGGCCTTCAGTTCGGCCTTCCTCGTTTTGAGCAGTTTCTCCGACTTGAGCTCTCTCTCCGCAGCCTGGATTAGCCTCTGCATATCGCATAGTAAGCAGATTAAAGCATTGCGTCCGAGATGAAGGAGATGAATCACATCATCTATAAGCCTCAGCCCAAATTGTAAACCCCCCATGTGCTTGTATGCTGTGGAGCATGTCTTTTCCAGGCAATGAGATAACACTTCTGATACGGTTTCGGGTTGCTTGCTTTGATCCAAAACAGAAGATACACTCAGCACCACTGTTGCTGATTCCAGGGGATCTGCTTTCCAGTCTCCGTTGTAGAGACGGAGGGTGAAGCAATACGAATATATGATGTCAATGAGGTGGATAGCTAACAGGGGTGAAGGTTCAGATGCAGTCAGTTTACTGACTGATGGGAGGGGAGTCTCGGGTCCTGGTGGGAATTCCTCCAGTTCATTGCTGCCTTCATCGTTATCATGCTCCCCCGATTCATCTTTCATGATCGGTTGAACTAGTTGTGTTCCATTTGAACTAAGTGATATGTACTGGGCAGAAGGCCTTGACCACCATGGCTCCCATGGTTCAATCAATTTACTGAGCTCTCCCGAGGCAATAGCCCTCTCAAAGTGTTTCCTTTCGTCGAGAGAGAGATCATTTAAACTTGGCGTACCACCTGCACGAACAAACATTAGTATCGGCTCAACTTGGGTTTGACATCTTTGCTGAGAAACCTTGAATCGTGTACACATACCAGAAAGAATCTTCTGAATGGTCTCTTCTGACAAGGAGGGTGGATTTAACTCTGATACAAATGAAATTGTGCAAACAATTAGAGAAATTGTCAGGTGTGCAGATTAACTAAGTTCAAATAATCGAATGTAGAAGGTTATCGACATAAAGGATGCAACACCAATACGAAACATTTCAGCACTAGATAATCAGAGATTCAGAATGATGAAAAAAACATTTAGATTGATAACTTCAGTTAAGTGTTAAACATAAGACGTTCATCGATGCTCATGATTTCAATCTCAGACAAAATTTATCTGCAGAATTATGCTGAAATATAATCAACCACACAAGATCAACATACCTTCTTCATGGAAGCCATCTGTCTCTTCTTCCTCATGGAGTCGCTTAAGTATATCCAACATTCTAGCTTTGCTTTCCTCATCAGGTTTCATTTGTTGCAGTCCTCCCATTACATTCTCTCTCATAAAAGACTCAGTACAGTGTAGACTATGCGACTGATGATACAACATACAAACACATGTTAAACCTCACTAGAGAAGGTGAGGAATAGAAGAATCATTTAGAAAATCTAATATCAGGCATAAAGTTGCAGAATCCCAATAAATCAGCTACAAATATTATCATGAATCTTATAGAATAAGTAAGTAGTACCTTGTAACAAGGCAGAGAACAATAACGAATGTTGCACCGAGGACATGTATACTGGGAAAATTGCTTTTCACATCTGCAAAAAATACATGTCATCGAGTGTAACTTTAACAACCATCACTAGGACAATGAAAAATTCTGGAGCTAGacaaatggagtactatatacgGCTAAGGGCTTTATAACTACAATATATACAAAGCAGTAGTATTTaaaagtggtaaaaaatacAACAAGTGAAGTATACTTGCATGATTTTTCTATGAAATCATCTATACAGCATACAAAGCCAATGTTGCATATCCCACTTGGACTAGTGCTACCAGTTTCaataagaaaacaaacaaaatgaaCTAAAGGTAAGGAAAAAAGGGGTTCCAATCAAAGAATGGTTATGCAGGAACTCAATGCCTTCTAAAGCGTTGATGACGACACTCACATTGCTTGCCGCCATCAGCTACATGTTTTTAgctctgtttttttttatgatacACTATACTAATTGCAAATTGCAACACTGCTATGCAACGACGAACCCGAAAGAGGATTGATTCATATGTCATAATCTATCATGTCAGTTTTACCAAGTCATAGCAGTAGCCAAATATACAATCTAAGTGCACATCTACTCAGGTTTCTGGAAACTGCATATAACAAGAGACTAGAGACATACAATTTTAAGTGAATTCTTTTTGTATATAGCAATTCCTTCGCCGATAAATAATGTTCATATCTGAGTAACAAAAGTGGTAGCAATTACACACAAACAAGTTAACTTTCACCATTCCCAATATCTCAATTTGTTCCGGTTTTAATTTCCAATCAAAATGAGGCACACTAACACCATACAGTTCTACAGCGATAGCATATCAACCACGCTTGAGTAAATTAAACCTAAAAATCAGATAAAAATGTAGGCGTAGGTGACAGTAGACAGAAAGATAAACAAATTGGTAGAATAAATCTAAATAAAAACTGAATTCAACAGGTATGCAATGAGATGAACTCACACACGGCAGATTATGCGGGAGTTAGAGCTGAAATTCGAAGATCCAGAAGTTGCCTCTGACGTTACCACAGCGTCCGACGACATCTCAGACTCCTGAAAACTTATGCGAAATATACGTATATTTTCAGATACTGAGATTCCCGAGTTCGATGCTACGGCGGCGGATATGCTGACGGCCGGAGAAATACGCCGGAGTTTAATTGATGAAGTGTTTAATTGATCTTTTATAGTATAAGGCTGCGTTTGGTGGATGAAGCCCATTATATTGGGCTTATGCTCTCtaccaataaataaaatgagaaaTATGTATATCCATCTTtacttataatattttaattatgttcaatttttatttctatttcggATATTAATCCCTGAAATTATAAATTTCGGTTgaattttactccctccgtcccaatttaagagtcacattttgtcatttaagTCCGTCacagtttaagagtcacatttagaCATAAAACTTAACCTCATTGTTCATCAAATTTACATTCAAATgtcattactttcataaaaataaaataaaataaaacaaaatcctaaacatacaaaaagtcaaaagagactcactttcaactatctcacttcaattattacacactccaataACCACTatctcacttcaattattacacactccaacaatttcttaaaatccgtgacataactaaatcttactcctaaactgggacagagggaatagTATTTCTCATGAACTTAAAATTGgtctaaaatattataaattttatattttgtttgttatgttttagagcatctccaatgctggcggacgtcaaatagccgtcaaatagccttcacactgccacatcatcagcactacaattctcctgccacatcagcttgccacatcaactggacatcaaatagccatcaaatagccttcacactacctatccacatcactaataacaattatataatttaatttacaattgtatcaacatacataatttaatttacgagacaaatacggaaaattcgaataataatattaaaatttaaaaagtacattacttttaaaaaaaagtacaacaatttaaaaaaattacaaaaagtaaaaagtacattaatttaaaaaagtaaaacaaaatcactcatcgccgccgtcctcgtctccgtcgtcgcccaacgcttcttcgccttgcccttcttcttaccccgccctactccctggctttgaatgagagtttcagaaacgtcgttaatatcaaaacccaagtccgctaaggagaaggtctccgaatactgtgcatccgttggggtcgatgtgtgcgaagaaccggtggaaaaatcaaaagtcggccgataggcgttgtcccccccgtgcgtcgcctgcgactgtggaatcatatgttgcgccggtggcatcatctgctgcgccggtggctgcatgccgggtgcccaccccggcatcatctgcatagggggctgcatgccgggtgcccaccccggaatcatctgctgccacgggtacacgttgtagtacccgctcattggaggccaaccacctcccccaggagccggggaagtatgggaccctgccccgggagtcgggggcgtctgagaccctacaccgggagccgggggagtctgagaccatcccccgggattaactggagtaccttcgtagttgttctccattgctcgttattgatcttgtacagaaagtaaggtagagagagagtactcgttaaaacaagtggtgcgaatgaaaatgaggttcaacgcgcgtatatattgtgttttgcgaaaaaaaaaaaaaaaatatttaaatccgacgccggtttggcgccgatccgggagccacaatggcgcccgtgaggatcggcgtgggaaccggcgtcagcgcgggaatcggcatggcgacgccgattttgacgccgatttcgcccacgccggttccaatggttcggcgtcaaaccggcgtgggcgaaaaatcggcgctccggtggtgacgccgaccattggagatgctcttatggcTGATCAATCACCTCCGACTAACTTACGTGCATTTTTTATTCTACTTGGCACTATTAATTCTACGTGTCTTTTTTATCATTCTTGTCACGAACTTAAAAGTGATCTAAAATTTCAGAAACAATTAACCGTTGTccacataaaattaattattctttttatcaaaactattttattttggttGAGTTTGAAATTTTGAGTTGGAAAATAATAAACAGTAAATTTGTaagattttatattaattttaaatttctgaaaaatataaaaatgtggacAAAATTCATGACAATATTCCTTATTACCTTCTATTTTTGTATTCatttcataataaaatttatgtttatataCATCATTAAAGAATAAAGAGTATTGATAGTTGAAGGTAGGAAGATTattgataaaaatgaaaatatttatttaccCAAACAACTCCTCCACTTTCAAAAATCTAAACTCAACCAAAGCAATGTCCACCACCGCAgaaccaccgccgccgccgctactAATTCACACAGAGCTAATCTCCACGATCACCACCTTCCTCAAAACCGTCAACCCCGCCACATCCACCCTCAACGTCGCCCTATCCCCCTACCTCCCCCACCTAACCCCCGACATCTTCCACTCCATCCTCTCCTCCTCCGCCCTCAACCGCCACCCCTCCGCCCTCCTCTCCTTCTTCAATTGGGCCCAATCCGCCGCCCCCCTCAcccccctccccctcccccctCTCCTCTCCCTCCTCTCCTCCCTCATTTCCCACCACAAATTCGCCGACGCCAAAACCCTCCTCCAATCCCAAATTCTCTCCGAGCACCCCCACCACCCCCTCCACCGCCACCTCCTCCACCCCTCCCGCCCCCTCCGCCCGCCCTCCGCCACCCTCCTCAACACCTGCATCTTCGCCTACTGCCGCTCTGGCTGGCCCCACCTCGCCGCGCAGCTCTTCAAAAAGATGAAGCGCCTCAAGCTCCGCCCTAATTTGCACACGCTCAACACATTGCTCGATTCGCTGGTAAAGAAGGATCTCTCCTCTCGCTCTACCCATTTCTGTAAAGAGATTTTTGATGATGCTGTGAAATTGGGGGTTTTGCCTAGTGTTGTTACTTTCAACATTTTGATCAATGGATACTGTTCCGAGTATAAATTTAACGATGCAATTcaattgttgaagaaaatggagCCTGATTTTAAGGTTAAGCCAGATAATGCTAGCTATAACACTGTTTTAGATGCATTGTCTAAGAAGGGGAGACTACACGATATGCGCGATTTGTTGCTGGAAATGAAGGGCAACGGGCTTTTCCCGAATAGGAGAACGTATAACATCTTGGTTTATGGATACTGCAAGATGGGGTGGTTGAAGGATGCAACCCAAATCGTTGAACTGATGTCTCGGGATAATCTTCTCCCCGATGTTTGGACGTACAACACTCTGATCAACGGGCTGTGCAGCTCTAAGAAGATAGACGAGGCGTTTAGGCTCAGGGACGAGATGGAAGGGTTGAAACTTATGCCCGATGTGATCACTTACAACACGCTGATTAATGTGTGTTTTGAAGAGAAGAACAGTCCGATGGCGCTGAAACTGTTGGATGAAATGAAGGAGAAGGGAGTGCGGCCGAATGAGGTGACACATAATATCATGATCAAGTGGTATTGTAAGGAAGGTCGGATGAAGGAGGCTAGTAAGATGGTTGATCAGATGGAAGAGGCTGGATTTTCACCAGATTGTGTCACATATAATACTTTGATTAGCGGATTTTGCAAGTCCGGTGATCTGGCAGAGGCTTTTAAGATGATGAGTAGGATGAGTGGGAAAGGTTTGAAGATGGACACGGTGACCCTTAACACAGCTTTACATAATCTATGCCGGGAGAGGAAGCTTCATGATGCATACGAGTTGCTGAGTGCTGCAAACAAGAGAGGTTATATCGTAGATGAAGTGAGCTATGGCACTCTTATAGTCGGATACTTCAAGGAAGAAAATGCAGAGAGAGCTATTCAGGTCTGGGATGAAATGAAGGAAAAGGGTATACTTCCTAGCACCATCACCTATAATTCGGTGATTGGGGGGCTTTGCAAGGTGGGAAAGACGAAACTCGCAATAGAGAAACTCAACGAGCTATTGGAGAACGGACTTGTCCCTGATGAAACGACGTACAACACCATCATACATGGCTACTGTTGGGAGGGAAACGTGGAGCAAGCATTTCAATTTCACAATAACATGGTTGAAAACCAATCATTCAAGCCCGATATGTACACTTGCAACATTCTTCTTCGGGGGCTATGCAAGGAAGGGATGCTCGAGAAAGCTATCAAGCTCTTCAATACATGGATTGAGAAAGGGAAAAGCCTCGATGCTATTACCTACAATACATTAATCGCAGCCTTATGCAAGGAAGGGCGACTTGATGATGCTTTGGATCTTGTTCCCCAAATGGAAGAAAAGAAACTGGGACCAGATAGCTATACTCTCAACGCCATTGTTGGCGCTCTTAATGATGCTGGAAAACTCGAAGAAGCTCAAGAACTGTTGAGGGAAATGTCAGAGAGATATAAAGTAGTGGTTTTTCCAAACCAGGGCGATGACGAACAAAAGGTGGTGGTCTGTGGAGAAGCTTCAGGTGAAGCAGATTCGAGATCCGTAGCTTATTCAGAACAGATTGACGAGCTATGCGCTGAAGGAAGGTACAAAGATGCAATGAGTATATTTTTAGAACAGAACGAGAAGGGTGTCACACTGAATAAATTCTCGTATATTTCTTTGATGAATGGGCTCATCAAGAGGAGAAAGAGGATCTTGAAGCCAGATTCATAATATCTTGCTTCACTTCCTTGCTTGATCGTGGCGAGCAATGCCTTATCAGGTGCTGCATGTAGCTCCCTACTCATAGCTTTTTCTTTCATCAGTTTCTCCTTTGCTGCATTTTGGAATTTACTAGCTAAATAACTCATAAAGTTATGATTTTGAAGAGCTTTAGATATTGTTAAATGTCTGTAGCTTTAGATATTTTGAGTGCTTTTTAGCCAATCCATTTGATACATGAGCTACTCAATCTGATTTTTTCTGGCACTGGAAAATTTCGATAGGCAAACTGAAGCTTGTGTCAATGAGTTAAGCCGATGGGGTGGAATCTAGCAGCACGCGATAATTAGAGCAGCAATGCCCATCAGGATCAACGCCTTCCCGCCTTCCTCCAACTTAAGGCGGATTCAGGGGGTTGGGGGAAACTCCAGCCGCTCGGGGTAAAGAAGGACAAGAAGTGGTCTAGCGCACCGGATATTTTTTGCCTCGGTTGCCTGACCGTCATCAGGAAAAAAAGTGGAACTATGATGCTGCTACAGGAAGTATGAGACATGAAAGGGGGAGGAAGAATTTAAAAGGTAGAAAAAGGTTTTCCCAATTATATTTTCCCTCACAATAATACATTCCTTAAGATGTTGTAACATACTAACATGtagattttctttttttccaaaagtatttgtttattttatttaatttcttgtttttttgttaGGCTTTATTTTTCATATGTCCCAAAATCCAATTTTTTAATGTTTGTTGGCTATTTAATGCATATTTGAGATGGGTATAAAGTATGTTATATGTATGTTTATATTTGTAGATTATTAGATCAATTTTAAGTACAAGAAAAATAGCAGTAACATTTTCTTTGAGTCAATGATGAGATCGCTTATATCTAAGTACTAAAGATTATACTATTATAACATTTGTAGCAACCAAcgactttttatttttatataacttCGCAGaattattcaaaattaaattatactcgTCTTTATTATACAAGTTCAAACACCGAACCAAATTAATGAAAAAGCTGGATacaagtgattttttttattgagaaattggattatatacatatattcaaTTTTAGTTAGGAGGCACAAACAAATAGTTTAGGTGtacaaaagaaacaaaaaaaataccaaatacGATCTCAATATAGTAATACATTTTCGGTACGATATGTTATATAGGCTCAACGTGAATTATAGCTCGGGCCTTGGCAGACCTTGAATCTATATCGGGCTTCTTGAATTCGACCTTGAATCTATATCGGGCTTCTTGAATTCTTAATCTATGATACTCAGACAGTTGAATGCAGATAAAACAAGTATACTATTTACCAAACATGCTCTTActacattaaaatttaatatcacAAATATTTGTCGCATTAAACACAAATAAGAGTATAACGGTGCCCCACCTTTAATTACCACAATTCGGGCTTTAATGTAACCCGGGCCCATCAAATTATCCTAAAATAAAACTCTATAATAATGCACAACTCCACTTTTCTTTCCTCAAAATAATTGCCAAAAGCGACTAAATAATTATTGCAATAATTCATTTCCAATAAGCAATCCTTAAAAAATGATTCCTAAGTCAAAACAATTGAATATAATTAGTTTCAAGCGTGGGTTGTATATAAGAAAGCGACATTTCGTCTGATTAGGTGAATTGAAGTGAGGGCCCGTTAGCATGTGAAAACGGGCCCATACGTTGCAGGCCCGTTTGGTTTTACCTTATCCCATGATTGAATGTGATGGATTATCACCATGTTTCTTACACGCTTGACCTTGTGATGTGACCGTTGACCAAACGCCAACGTGGCAACGGTGTTCGATTCAATGGATTCGAACACATTGAGTCTTATGAATGTTGTTCAATTGGGTAAGTACAATGTACTGTATTTAATATTTGACAATGTCACATAGACTTAATCAcgatcttttttttaaaaggatCTATAATGGTTCCGTATCTACCCTCACGATAACTCGAACCCCGACCTACTGGATGGAGAAGAAGCGTCCAACTAACTGAGACACACTTCATCGTCTAGAATAGTCTTGGCTTATGGCTATGAATGAAAAGTGATGAATTTATATAGATAAATcaagtaataaaaaaatgactattTTTTGGGGGAGAAGTGGAATATTTTGAGAAATACTAAGCAAAGTTCTACCTACCTTATCCATGGAGATTAGTATACTTATTTTAATGACACTTTTCATATTTTGAACATGTAACTAATTTGATATGCCTAACCATCATGTCatcaattaattttccaaaTAGAGGTTGTTTACCAAGTattgagaataaaatatgatttcTTAATTATTAGTAGCTACCTTTTATATGccacttttgttttttttttaatgtgaatttCGAATTGGTTAGACCAACCTTTTCTAGTAAAACAATATTGCAAATTAGGAATTAATAACATAAAACTTTAATTTGGGTTGGTAGGTCCAACTCCCAATAAGAATGTAGCTCTAAAAACATGATAAATCTTATCTTAGTTCTTGATATGGATTTCAAACTTTAATTTAAATCAATCAAATTTTGGACATGTGCTACAGTTTAGGCCCCCTGGTGTGAATTGATAAGAGTTGACATGATTGACATCATCACCTCCTCTATCATACCTTAATAATTTGTCAGCAAAAAATTAATGTCTCGTAGATTAATTTTTACTATACGTGTAAGAACTTTGATTGGAGataagggcatcattaacccgTCCCCATTTCCAGC
This genomic interval from Salvia splendens isolate huo1 chromosome 13, SspV2, whole genome shotgun sequence contains the following:
- the LOC121760057 gene encoding zinc finger HIT domain-containing protein 2-like, with translation MSSDAVVTSEATSGSSNFSSNSRIICRVCEKQFSQYTCPRCNIRYCSLPCYKSHSLHCTESFMRENVMGGLQQMKPDEESKARMLDILKRLHEEEETDGFHEEELNPPSLSEETIQKILSGGTPSLNDLSLDERKHFERAIASGELSKLIEPWEPWWSRPSAQYISLSSNGTQLVQPIMKDESGEHDNDEGSNELEEFPPGPETPLPSVSKLTASEPSPLLAIHLIDIIYSYCFTLRLYNGDWKADPLESATVVLSVSSVLDQSKQPETVSEVLSHCLEKTCSTAYKHMGGLQFGLRLIDDVIHLLHLGRNALICLLCDMQRLIQAAERELKSEKLLKTRKAELKAKLKSADRKIYFITCWVNEQPSEAWTSLAALLNTEKSSAMEYAQSKRSAPRMEEITERGGRPFIKEII
- the LOC121761423 gene encoding pentatricopeptide repeat-containing protein At2g16880-like; protein product: MSTTAEPPPPPLLIHTELISTITTFLKTVNPATSTLNVALSPYLPHLTPDIFHSILSSSALNRHPSALLSFFNWAQSAAPLTPLPLPPLLSLLSSLISHHKFADAKTLLQSQILSEHPHHPLHRHLLHPSRPLRPPSATLLNTCIFAYCRSGWPHLAAQLFKKMKRLKLRPNLHTLNTLLDSLVKKDLSSRSTHFCKEIFDDAVKLGVLPSVVTFNILINGYCSEYKFNDAIQLLKKMEPDFKVKPDNASYNTVLDALSKKGRLHDMRDLLLEMKGNGLFPNRRTYNILVYGYCKMGWLKDATQIVELMSRDNLLPDVWTYNTLINGLCSSKKIDEAFRLRDEMEGLKLMPDVITYNTLINVCFEEKNSPMALKLLDEMKEKGVRPNEVTHNIMIKWYCKEGRMKEASKMVDQMEEAGFSPDCVTYNTLISGFCKSGDLAEAFKMMSRMSGKGLKMDTVTLNTALHNLCRERKLHDAYELLSAANKRGYIVDEVSYGTLIVGYFKEENAERAIQVWDEMKEKGILPSTITYNSVIGGLCKVGKTKLAIEKLNELLENGLVPDETTYNTIIHGYCWEGNVEQAFQFHNNMVENQSFKPDMYTCNILLRGLCKEGMLEKAIKLFNTWIEKGKSLDAITYNTLIAALCKEGRLDDALDLVPQMEEKKLGPDSYTLNAIVGALNDAGKLEEAQELLREMSERYKVVVFPNQGDDEQKVVVCGEASGEADSRSVAYSEQIDELCAEGRYKDAMSIFLEQNEKGVTLNKFSYISLMNGLIKRRKRILKPDS